AAGGTTAAATTTTTATTCGGTTAATGATTTAATTTATCCCTAAACCTACTTTTATATTATCGTTGTACACCGTGGCAAGTTTTTAAAATTCCGGTAAGTAGACTCGCGAGTTTGACGACATTACCAACATCAATTAAATTGATACAACAGCCGCAACAAAAATATGATGATGGCAAGTTATTAAACTACACAAAAGCTGCTACAAAAATGATCATCCAGTGAAGTCAATTAGGTTATTTCCTTCTGATAGAAAATACATAACAGGCAGAACCTTCTCAGTCTATCCttcaaaaaataacaaataaagcAGTCAATGTTCACTTGCAGGGAAACATTGAAAAATAACCTACAAGTGCAAAAAAGTGGAAAAAAAACATGTTTATCTCAGCAATCATAGCCATAGGTGTGATGATGATTAGGGTTTCCAGTGAACAAGGAATCCAGTTTATTTGTGAAAGAAAGCAACAATGCAAGCAAAGAATAACATGAAATTCAACAACAGAAAAGAGAAAGATAGATAGGCAGTGATGTGTGATGCATGAAGCAAAAATGAGGAAGATGAGAGGGATTACAGAATCGAGAAAAGCGACGGCGGATTGACGAGCGGAGGGAGTGGAGGCCCAGTCGAGAGCGGTGGCGATGGCTTGGGCCACATTGTTGGTGTGAGTGTCGTCCATTTCTGCAACGTGAACCGCTGTTTGTTCGTTTTCCTTTCCTTGCACGCGTTCTTCGTCTCCGTCTCCAGTTGTGGTGGTTCAGAATTTCAGAGAGGTTCAGAGGttttcagagagagagagagagagagagagagagggattcAGTTTTTGTCAAGACAAGTCTCGACTCAAGTCGACTCACTCCTTTGGGTTTTATGGGTGTATTGTGTATTTGTGTGTGTGCCTCGTTGTCGTTTTCgtctgttttttcttttttgaatatAAGTAATTTATTTTGTACATGTTTATGATAACTTCATTACATTCATATTACATTGATGATGAGTTGGATAAAGTCATTAAGACATGAATGCACGAGAAGATATGTGATAATAGGCTAAGAGGTAAAGGGGATATGTGATTTTGAGAGGTTTTAATGGAGTATTAACATTTACTTTAATGCAATTGAGAGGTGTGTCATGTTGGTTGGTTCACCTTATTTTTTAAGTATAAGGTTGAGGTTCGATTATTGCTCATGTAAATATATCACATTTTATTTTACGGCAAGTCGTTTACTGTTTAGTGCGAGCATTCTTAATGAGAGGATTAGTCATTGCAGTTGGTGAGGTGTATCTCATTTTAACActttatttttaacttttactTATTGATTTGTTGAAATTCATGTGAATCCATTAAAAATATAGGCCATACTCGTATGAATTTCAATCAATTAATAAAAGTGTGTTAAATGCTAACAACTCTTTAAAACACACTCATAGAGTGTTTATAGCTACACCAGTACACCATGAAGAGAAAAAGTTGACAAGTTACTAGCTTTAGCCATTCTAAACACattgtttttagtttttgttaTCGAAAAAACCCTAAAACAAATTGATGGTGAGTCGTATAGTAATGCTCTAGAATTCTTGGGTAAAATGAACATACTATAAGTGATTACAATTAATATGGAGGAGATTAAGTAATTACAATTTTTATGAGTGAAAGAGTTAAGGAAACCTAGTTAATGTGAGGCCAATAAGGATGAATCTTGATGTTTTCCTTAGTTGGTGGCTTACTTCGATCCATATGTACTTGGTTAGCGAGCATTTCCAGTTCTTAGAAGTGAGTTCTTAAGCAATATTCATATATACTTGTATTGCCACATATGTTTAAGGAACTTTTGCATATTTCGCTCCAACTATAAgtttttaactttgagtttttagcACTATTAATTTGGTCTCACcacaccacattatttatagttttttattttcataaagcaataaaataaaactaaaaaaggaataaagcaaggatgagagaaatttttattttttttaagaactcATAGAACAAAGTTgcttatataagaactagttcttatttttaagaattatgAACTCCACGTCaactaggggtggaaataggccgagcCGAGCCAAGCTTTGTGCGGCCTAGGCCTGGCCTGCATTATCTTTTCGTGGCCCAAGCATGGCCTGTGGcctatcaataggccaaattttatgGCTTGGCCTGGCCTTTTCTAAGGTCTGGCCTGGCCTACAAGCCTgcttaaaagcctatttaacagacaattttatcaaaagaaggCTATTTGGCTTGCAGGTTAATAagccttttatatatcattgcactttcttttcaaataaaaaaaaacctgtatgattgcatttcaaaaactaCACCTGTATCATTGAATATGTCTGGAACGTTTCTAATCTAGGTTATGGTAGGGacttagggttttcttttatactaaagtatacatcagtttaaaaaaatcaaataatatattattatattatatttatttatattattaataaaaataatatataaataggcCGGTCTGTTAGGCTAAATAGGCTTTTTTAATAGTTTGGGCCTGACCTTTTTAGTTAAACAAGCTTTtaaaaaagcctaagcctgacctttttaataaacgagcCTCTAACGAGTCAAGCCATAGGCCCCTGACGAGCTGcctggcctatttccacccttAACGTCAACTatctccaatggttaagaacctgattcttagttcttagcttaaGAACTCACCTACaagaactagcattgaagatgctctaataCCCTATATAATGGGTTGTTTGTGCTTGATTGGCAAAATATTCCCTAATAGActagtttaaaaaaataaaaaaaattggcaaTTGTTTCTTAAAATTACTTGTTTTGATAGTTTGTTCTCTGAAATATTCTGACATacttttattcttttttgtGGGGAGGGGAGAGAAACCGAGTtagatattttaaaaatttgaaattaaaactaAATATCGATAATTTTAAAATGACTATAAATATACTTTGCCTTTTTTTTAACGTGGGAGAGGGTCATTTTGTTCCACTAAAAGAGAACTCTGAAGGAGATTCTTCTATCCTCAAGGGGTTGCTTAACATAGAAGGGGTTATCTACATAAATGttgacaaaaataaaaagaatctaaATAAATAGAAACCAATATCGTCAagtctaccaaaaaaaaaaaacagaaaaaatcaCACCCTTTTTTCAACTTGTAAGATGTAGGCTAAAAATCATTTTTGgccccctgatgtttcaagtttgtgtaaattctgcccatactctatttttgttgacgtttctacccctcatgttttcaagcAGTGCACTCTCTACCCCTCCGccagtcaggctttctcaggagaggttcctgagtggattggagagatgaagaggagtatatgaagttgatgatgatcaaggaaatgatataaattaaatttgcttgatgtatatatcaattatgtatgtaactgaactggttaaatgcatgttttgctacttacaggtcttgagtttgaatctctcatgcccctttttccaatttcacttgtaatttccacgtgacaggtccaaaaaatattaaaaaaaagtcaaatcagtTCATACCGTTAGTTTgttaacgtctgactgacggaggggtagacggtgcactatttgaaaacatgaggggtagaaacatcgacaaaaatagagtaggggcagaatttgcacaaacttaaaacatcagggccaaaagtgctttttagctaAGATGTAACATTAAACAGGAATGTGTTGTCAGTTCCTAACCAATTTCTGTTAAAACATTATTCCCAAACAAGTATCACTGACCATTTGACCATAAGAAGGTTACCTCTGCTAAGGTTGCATATAGAGTTTCAGGGTTTGGAGGATAATGTTGCTGATAAGGCAACATTGGATTCCCTTGCTACCATTAGGAAACCTATGACAGCATGTTATGTGGACTCTTTAAAGTTGAATTTAACATATGTATGCAATGGGTGCAATAATTAATATCAATTTTAAAGTTGTATGTAcaagaaaaaaagtgaaaataataACTTTTTATCATTTTACTGTTTCATGTGTAAAACTAAAAAATCAGGAAATAGATAGAGTAAAAGAAAAGGTAATtttgtaattaaaataaaaattaaaactggTTAACATTGGGTAATGCATAATACAGTTGGCTTTCTTCACgtgttaaaaaaaagtaatcCCTGCCAAATCATTATTTATAAACAAAAGTGAAAGTAATTTCtaaatgagattaatttctatgcaccgacggtgtaaaaagttttacaccatcattcaatcacaacctttcatttttttattttagatattattaaatttaaaattaattgtgagctaacaaaatggaaaaatgcgattgaatgatggtgtaaaacttatttaccccgtcgatgcatagaaattaatctctttttaaattattataaactAGTGAGAAATCCCCAGATTGTAATCATTGTATGACATATTTAAaagttcaattatttttttagaaagcaaaaaaaaatattttttataacaaGTATCATGTGTAATGTTGGGTATTTCACAATTTTGTGGGAcataaaaaactaaattaaaatataaaatattagagCACATGAACTATACTCAGCACATACTCTATATCGTTGTGGTTAATCGCCTTGCGTATCCTGATTAAGACTGACAGTAACTATTAAAATATGGATTTAATTTTGACAAGTGAAGTAGAAGGATTACAAgacttttcagttttcaattttcatcCTTACTATCACTCTCAAAAAATGAGGACAAGGAATAGCTATAGAGTTTATTACAATTCTCAACAAATTAAACATAATCCAGATATTAACACAGGGTTCTCCTTTAAAAAAAGTCACAATGTACATCATAGTAATTCTCTCACCATACCAACATATTGAACAGAAAAGTAATTcttcattttaataaaaaacaagaaataatgagaaaaaaaattgaacggGTAAAGCATGGtgaaaaaacaaattattttttatccCTTCCTGAGAAGCAATTATACTTTACCTCAGGAAGAGGGTAAGCAGCAGCAGTACATATTTGCACAACAATTGGTGGGCACCCAAAAATGAGGCAGCAGCAGGGGCAGATTCTTAATTGACTCTATGagaatgtactaaataaatatctAAGCTatgattttctttcctttaaccTTATCTTTGAGGGCACCTTTCTGTGGTTTTGATAAATCCAATGCATCACCTGTAGTGTGTTTCTTCTTCCGCTTCGGCACTCCAATGTCCGCAGCATTGCCAATAGGACCTGACCAAGCTTGGAATGGCTCCTTTGGGAAGTTATAAGAGACTGATGTGAAAGAGACGTCGGTAGGAACAGTATCTGGATCAATATGATGTGAAGCTCCCAAAGGAAAGCCAAGTTGTCCATCTTGATGTGGTGGAGGGAATTTTTCGCTCTTGCTCTTGGCATTTGCATGAGTGATTAGACGTCTTCTCTGTTACACATGAAATCATAGGAACAAGTTTAACAAATTTTACTTCATGATCATGGCATTTGCATAACTCACAATTCATGATCATGCAGATTTCTTCTATTATTAGAAAATAGCAATACAAAGTTGAAGCCATAGTCGAAACCAATGAAGCTAATCATAAGATATGGCCCCAAAAACATGCAGATTTTTTAAGTAAGCAAACAAGGATAGAGAGATAATCCCAAGATGCTTCATGAACTATGATGTAGAGAACCATTTAAGCTAACCCAGAAGTAAGACCAAATAATTAAAATGCTTTAAGCAACAAATTTAACATCTAACATATACTTGAGTATAGGGGCAAAGTCTACTGAAACTTCTTAGAACAAAAGAATACTAAATCTTGATATTCTACGGGTTGAAAATGTTACTATTGCCAGATATGTTACGTTAGCCTGAGATAGATCAACGAAGTTCAGTTGCCAAATCCTTACTGTCCTCTCTACTGGGGTTCaatcatttcattttattaaGCATTCTTGAACAATATAATAATCTCATAGCACATCTAGTCAGTGATCATAGAAACCAAAGCATGAGCTAAAATACTTGTGAATTGCGATTATTAATATAAGTCATTTGTTTTGAACATACATCAATATTGGATTGAAGTTCAGCATTGGCTTCAGGAGCAGCAAAAGCTTTGACAGCACGATCGCGTGTACGATGATGCTTCTTTGAACCATCAGCCTGAGCTTTGCCTGCAGCTCTTTGTCTGAAAATTCATCAAATAAAGTACCTTAGAGATGGTCAAATATAATATGTTGGCCAAATTATAACTAGCAAAGATAACCCTAAAAAAAGAGGAAAACTTTTCACTCTAATGATCCCTATAAATGTCAGACTGTCCGTCCGTGGGTGGGTGTGAGTGTATACTGTAGAGTTAATATTGTTGAGCGAGGGTGTTGGAAAATCATATATGTTAGAAAATATATGTTTATAAATGCCTTTGAATAATCTAAGAAGCATAAAATAGAATTGTTTCGGAAATGTCAGGTTCAACACCCTACTGACCCTACATTTAGTCCTCATAGCTCTTATCTTCCTTTCACTTACTCTTggaatcactttttttttttgtatttttcaaATTAGCAAATAATTCCATTTTGCAGAAAGAAATCTTAAAGAGAAGAAATACCTCCTCATTTCATCATCTCGTCGTTTAGCATCCATTTCTTTACTTGGGGGATATTTTGGAAGACTAGAAGGATCACAAGCATAAGGTTCCGTTGTGAAGAACTGCAAAATGTAGGAGGCGGTTATCACATTTAAGCACATTGTTAGTAAAAGATAAGATATCCATAATAAGAAGCTGAAGAACTTAGAAGATTTATTCTAACGCAGATCCACGGGCTAACATTGCTGTTATGGATCATACAGCCTGACAAAGCAAGTTCAGAGCATAAGGCTTCATGTAGCTCAACATGCAGCTTATTGATATATATCACAAAAAGGAGCTTTAAATATGTGTTTAAGACATTAAGAAATCTATAAGCACCAACCATAGATCAGTCTAAGTGGCATGACTACAACGCAGAAGAAAACCTGAGAGCACCAAAACAGCATTTTAATGGCAACAAAGTTAGTATTTTCAAAAGCCCACCTCACTTCTTAAAGCATCCGATGCAGTTCTCCGTTCTACAGGGTCAATTGCAAGAAGAGTGTCAATAAGGGGTAGTGCAGATGGTGGAAAATCTTTAAATATCTCCCTTATGCATCTCTTGTACGGCTCTCGAGGTTTAAACAAGGTAGCATTCGGCAACTTTGACTTCTTCCAATATTCATCAGAAGGTGAACCGCATAGTTTGTATATCTTATGCAGTTGCTCCACCTGCGTAAGTAAAGAGTTAAAAACAAAACTAATTATGATTAATAATGATCAAATAAATGCAAGTTGTATATCCTGAGAACTAAACTAAAACAGAGATTCATAGAATTATGATCACTTTAGATGCCAGTGACACAAAATCAGGGGAATGAAAAAATCCTACAAGTGAACAAGATATGTAAGTTGTTACCTCTGTACGACCAGGCATAATTGGCTTCCCAGCAAGTAACTCTCCTAAAATACATCCAGCACTCCAAAGGTCTACGCCCACATCATAATCGGTGGCACCAAGGAGCAACTCAGGAGGCCGATACCACAGGGTTACTACACGACTAGTCATAGGATGCTTATGGTTTGGATCAAAAACAGATGCCAGTCCAAAGTCAGCAATCTTAAGTACTCCTTCATTGTCAATAAGAAGATTTGATCCTTTAATATCTCGGTGAAGTACACGACGGTGATGACAGTGCTCAAGTCCTGATAGCAGCTGACGCATGTAGCATTTGACCTGCAATTGAAGGCACAATAGTTGCAAATGTCAAATACTTACCGGTTGAAAAGAAAGTGTACCAACAACCATAAGAATGACAAAGCAATTCTTAAATTATTAAGGCAAACCTGGTCTAACCTGAGGTTCTGTGAACCTGATTCCTGGGCTTGCAGCAAGTCCAGCTAAATCATGTACCATGTAATCAAACACCAAATACAAACTACAGGACATCCTCGATGTAACTAAGCCTTGCAACTTTACAACATTGGGATGGTCCAACCTTCGCAGAATAATAATCTCTCTAGCCATGAATTTTACGCTCTCAGGCTCCAAATTGTCAAATCGAACCTTCTTCAGAGCAACAATTTTACCCGTCAAAGTGTCTTTAGCTTTGTACACATTACTATAAGTTCCTTGCCCAATCtaaaatgaaaggaaaagaaaatgaaaacaaggAAACCACGATTAGAAAAGACATATAGTCAGAAGCAAACTACACAATTTATTCTGACTCAAACAATACAAATTACACAGGATCCAATTTATGCTATTTCTACCAACAAATTCCAAAGTACAAACAGACTAACAATTCATCATGaatttttctttcaacaacaaTATAGACACCTCCTTCATAATCTGCACTAATGAACTTCAAACCACATCCACACAGCAAGGTAAGGCATGATAATCCTTGAGCATGTTTGGTTTAATGATTTGTACAAACTACAAAGTCCAAGTCGCGTTTACTACAATCAATCTAAGACTTagtagtgcatgtttggaaatccttctacaattaaTTCTGC
This is a stretch of genomic DNA from Lotus japonicus ecotype B-129 chromosome 1, LjGifu_v1.2. It encodes these proteins:
- the LOC130731231 gene encoding probable serine/threonine-protein kinase At1g54610, producing the protein MGCVIGREASSGVINEEKSSRGGGNRKLDGAASGSRGEAVVEAQNGGKEEKGGGGDGVQERQRGERRRSKGKANPRLSNPPRHLRGEQVAAGWPPWLTAVCGEALNGWIPRKADTFEKIDKIGQGTYSNVYKAKDTLTGKIVALKKVRFDNLEPESVKFMAREIIILRRLDHPNVVKLQGLVTSRMSCSLYLVFDYMVHDLAGLAASPGIRFTEPQVKCYMRQLLSGLEHCHHRRVLHRDIKGSNLLIDNEGVLKIADFGLASVFDPNHKHPMTSRVVTLWYRPPELLLGATDYDVGVDLWSAGCILGELLAGKPIMPGRTEVEQLHKIYKLCGSPSDEYWKKSKLPNATLFKPREPYKRCIREIFKDFPPSALPLIDTLLAIDPVERRTASDALRSEFFTTEPYACDPSSLPKYPPSKEMDAKRRDDEMRRQRAAGKAQADGSKKHHRTRDRAVKAFAAPEANAELQSNIDRRRLITHANAKSKSEKFPPPHQDGQLGFPLGASHHIDPDTVPTDVSFTSVSYNFPKEPFQAWSGPIGNAADIGVPKRKKKHTTGDALDLSKPQKGALKDKVKGKKIIA